The following DNA comes from Cyprinus carpio isolate SPL01 chromosome A4, ASM1834038v1, whole genome shotgun sequence.
CAACAAATTATCAACTAATAGTAATTCAGTTAAACTTAAATTGTGGCATAATAGTCAAAGTGTCTCTTGCCTTCAAAGACGGGGAACAGCATTTGGCTTGAGTTGTTGTCTGATTCTGGCCTGAATACTCCATTGGTCTAGTCTCAGTAAACCTGTCTGGGCTGCCCTCCACTGTCATGATGAACTACGGGCCAGGGAAGAGATGGCACATTTTGAAATCATTAACGATTTGGTTCCTGTGTTGAATTTCCTTGATACATtgtaatgaaatgtaaacaaacattaaaatatcattatttaacattaaaacactCACATATCCAGAGTTGTCTTCACATAGAAAGGATGTACTAATATGCAGAGATGCAGTTATATGCAGAGATATTCCCAAATGAGCGATATCTAAATGTGTCTTTACATGTAcctttatatttagtcattaacTAACACTGAGTAATCATTCATTTGTAGATCAACCAGTACAGTACAGTTTgtaatgtttccattttttatgAGCGTTTACATGGCAAAATGTATCAGACACTAGAAATTTCAAAACAGagtgaaaattaaaataagatgagCCAATAACAGCATTTAACAAACACCAACCAACAAGAACACAAAGTGACACCAATCAGCACATATCTGCTTATTTATGGTGCAATGTGTGTGCTGGCAGTCTATCTGTTTTTTAGTAGTGATGTGTGTGCATTCACATGTGCCTCCTTAGCCTTATAGGAAACTTGTGGTAAATTTGGAGTTAATATAGGCCTATGATAAATGTTGGCAAAGAAATCACTGGCACAGGCTTGTAACGCTTCACTGGTGAACCAGCAGCAAACCTTTAGCAATAAGAGACAGTTTGCTGAACCTGGAAGACCTGACCATTTTTATATCTCTAAAGTGTTAGACTCACTTTCAGAATGATGATATTATCCAGTGgggataaaaatgaaaaacaaacaaaaaacaacaacaacccacCAACCACCAACAGCGTAGCctataaaaaataccaaaaatacacatatttttattaggtgaaatactgtaatatgacaatacaaacaacaataaaatcagaaatgGACTGTAACTGTCAGCGCTTCTGCTTAATATGTTTCGTCTAGGTTTTGTGATCCTGGTTCAAGTGCCTCAGTCCATGCAGGGCTTTTCAGAAAGTCAGCGCGTGTGAGAGTATGAGATTAATACACaatgtttttgctcaaaactCACTTGACCAGTGTAagttattgtatataataaactGATGCATAACTGTATTATGTGACAGAACACAGAATTTACTGTCACCATAATGTGGGCATTATGATCACGCAATGTTGACTGATGGATCGGCAGAGAATCAACTTTCTGTTAGTCATTAAGAAATTATGACTCTATTCTGTTTAAAGAAATGTCAGGTAAACGTGTGAATACATAATGTGCACACTTTTGGAGTAAAAGTTTGTATGTTGTGTAGCGAAacactgatcaaaaataaatggaaGCAAACACAACTGAATACATACAggtttttatctatttattctaTTCAAAATATCATTAACTCACGATTGATTTTGCATTGCTGGCAGAAATAAGAAAAATTAGTATCGCTGTAACCAAGTATTAAATAGTGGTCAAATGTTGAAGCTAATCTCAAGGTCAAATCAgaaaattttattgtaaaaatgtttctgtagctggcaaaaataatctatatatttatagcTCCACTGTGATTTGtgatatattttcaataataataataataataataataataaatatatatatatatatatatatatatatatatatatatatatatataatatatatatataatctatatattatatatataatgttgacatttgaatttatattaaattgataaaagtgaatttatatgtagtttataaaatatgtttttttgtgtgtgtttatttaatatatataaatacacacatatgcttgtacatatttaagaaaatatgttttgtttatatatcaaatatttatatttatatataatgaaaattatatttgtatataaatatatacatacatgttagtatataaatatatatatatacacacacacacacacacacacacacacacacacacacacatgtatgtttgtgtatttatgaatacataataaatatacacagtacaggcaaaacttttattttggatgtgattaatcatttgacagcactgaaGAAAATGCAATTCAAAGCAAAAACTAGTATatcaataatactataataatacaaCTAAAGAACTCTCATCAGTTAGatgccaatatatatattttttatagttattgcTATTTTGAATGGGCCACACCAAGATAACTGCAAGGTATTAAAAAGTGCTCTGACTCAAAGAGAAAAGCTAAGTTCACAACTTTGATGACACAGGGGAAAGTTATTGTTTGAATCACTTCCAGAGTTATTTTTGTCCAGCTGGtgaaccataaaaacaaaatgtacctTACAGAGCTCACTGTAAGATATTGAGAAATTGCAAGATAAACTTGTACACTCTCacatttgagagagaaaaaaaaaaaagaaaaaaaaaaaaacattttttgtaaagttatttTCGGTAACACGTTACAAtaagtttcattagttaacattagttaactacttagTTAACTACTTAGTTAACATGAAATAAGAATAAACAGtagttttacagcatttattaatcttaatgttaattacaacatttactaatgcattattaaattcaaaagttgtgcttgttaacattagttaatgtgctgtgaattaacataaactaacagtgaacaactgtattttcactaactaacattaacaaagattaataaatactgtaattaaagTAGTGtacattgttcatgttagttaatacatgaactaacattaactaatggaaccttattgtaaagtgttactgattttTCTTCTGTAACTTATGTCTGgggggttatttttttaaaacaaacaaatcaacttttttatcttttacttttttaatattataccaTCATATTCATGtgaatttgatttattgattaaaattgatttatttgcCTATTAGTCTGTCAATGTTCAAagcattgctattattattattattcttattattattattattattattattattatttaatagcaTAACAACATTGGCCACTGTTATTTGGGGGAGGGGCAGCTCATATTCTGATGGGGAAACtgaaattatttcagtaattttgttgccACATTCAACTTTCAACATTCAACTtagttaagtttatatatatatatatatatatatatatatatatatatatatatatatatatatatatattaagagatACAAACTCTGGATCATGAAACACATAGTACAGTAGAGCATAAAGAGTGTTATGGGTCGTGCTGGTTCGTGGCTCCTAAATTCCCTGAAAGAGTTAGAACAGATGATAGTTCATTGCTAACATTCAGTATtggtgctttcttttttttttctgacatcaGTATCAGTTTTGGATCAGTCAGGATGGCACATCTCTGGAGACTGAAGTTTGGTTTCATTTTGCTTGCTGGCTGTTTGCTGTAATGCTTTGACTTCTTCTTTTCTAAACTGCTTCCGCAGAAGCACAATGACAGCAATGATGAAGAAGTAGGAACATCCACTTAAACATGTGGTCAGGCTCAAGAAGATCACTCTGAAAAGGACACCAAGAGATTCATGCTTCACATACAAtgcaatttgtttttcaaatgtgaGCTTAGAATTTGGAAGTGATTAAATCAGGTCttttataacagaaaatatatttatgtgggTAATTAAAGACTTTATActataaaccccccccccccccatttttgtATTCTTATAAAGACAATAGTTTGTAATTACAAGCAAACATACACACCTGTACATATTTGAGTCGTACATACGACAGGCTCCTCTGCCCCCACAGCTCTTTACTCTCCATTTTAAACACGTTGAGTCAATGAGAGCTCCAAAATATACAGGAGCAGGAATACCACCTCCAGAAAAATATTAGACAATAATTCAGttcatacaaaatataatatacactacatTATTATATCTTATGAATTATTGTTTACTGTATTGCTTTTACCTAGTGTTCGCATCACAAGGGTTTGAATACCCAATGCCAGAGACTTAAGCTCAGGTGTAATGCACCTAAAAACatatgtaatatacagtaaatatttttagtcCTTCGTCCTTTAAATCTAAACATGCATCTGAAAGCAAGTAGTTTCTgtgttaaaagttaaatgtaataactgtgaaattacagctaaatatttaaatgatttttaaatattaaattgtattaaatatgtttatactttattttgatggtgccCTTTAGAAATTCTGTTGACaaaataactttgcaactacatgtcaacttactctcattagaatattagtagaatgttaggttagggttagtataataagttgacatgtacttgcaaagtcaGTAGAATGTCGGTTGGTGGACCATCAAAACTCACTGCCACAATTCTTACCTTACAAAAGACCAGTAACTAAATTCTTTCCTGATGGTAACTGACTGTATAGTGATCATGTATCCAGGAGTGGTGCCCAGCGAGTTGATGAAGGAGCTGAGGACAGTTACGGCCATGTAGGAGGTGAAACTCCGGGTACATCTTGGCCCACGCGGACACTGTCCCGGGGACACAGATCTGCTGCCCTCTACTGGTGAGGGGGTTAAGACACAGCTGCAGTTGTGAAAAACCTGTGATGatcaaatgcaaatgagttgaaaagaaataatattattgcaaattacaGTATGCAAAGGATACTTACAATACCTTTTGTGTGCCTAGGGTTTAGAAAAGTGCAGTTTTAGATTGATCCAATTATACCGTATTTTTGCCTTTTCCAGTGAAGGTGGTGCATCCTGCCAAACATGGTGACATGTATGTAATGCCACTGTCAGAACACACAGGATCCCATTCAGATGTAGAGCAAGAACAGTCCTGGTTACACTGAGACATGAGTGAGTGCTCATCATGTGATATTTCAGGGGTCCTGAGGAGGAATTCTGAGATTGGTGATTGTTTCCAGTTGGAAACACGGTATTCTGGCTGAGAGCCACTATTCATGTATAGCAATAGTTCTCAATTGTTTTTTGGTCAAATCCCCCTTTAAAActagtgagaaaataaataaataaataaataaataaataaataaataaataaataaaaaatgttatgctttttactgtctgtttttgaaaatatttgtaaaacttttataataaatccaaaaataaatgattacataGTTATACTGATTTGTATggacattatgaaatatattataaatgtatttcatattaatatatcataTGAAACAATTCACTACaatgaataatgtatattatttattattaaccttGATGTCCCTTTATAAGTCATGTAACCAATAAGGATATGCTTCAGAGGAgggtaattgtaaaaaaaaaaaaaacctttaaaaatcacataaattATCATAAACAGTGATGCATACAACTTCTGTGCTGTACAACAAATACTCTTGTGTGtagaacagagagaaaaaaaaggaaaaaaaatctgctgcattAATGATACAGACAAGATGGAGTTTTTTAAAAGTGAGGAAGTGAACAAGATTTCCCTTTATGATATATACTACATTTCGAGAAATGCTGACTTACAGAGGTATACAAATACCTTACCCATTGTAGGACACAGTAAGCCCTGCCACAGGCAAATTGTCACACTTTGTACTGAAAtggaagaggaggagaaggaaggCTGTGAAGGaggtgatgaaagagagctgagCCCCTGCCACGACGCTCAACTTGTATCTTTTCATTAACAAACCACCCAGGAATATTCCCACAGCAACCACAGGCAGGATCAGGACACCTGCGGGACATGGCATGTCTTTagtttcaatatataaaataaaatacattttgacataaaAACAATTGGCACTTTGTAGTTTTGGTCTATATgcctatttttataaatttataaatattacttttacaaaaacattatatgaaGATTTCAAAATTGTAGGGTTTGTTCATATGCACAACTGGAGACACTGAATTAAGACcagacattaaataaaacaatcaactgCCTCGAACTTTACTAGTAAGGGTTTACTTGGAAGGGTTCTTACCGATAAGGAAGTTTGCTCTTGATGCAGACTGGCCAAACTGTTGCTCCATGTATTTGGCTTTGAAGGTGAGCAAGCCGATGAAAGAGCTGAACTTCAAAACAATCCCACACAGCAACAGGAAGTATGCAGGAGTGCACAGAAGTCTTTTCAGGGAAGGCAGGAATCCTACATTTATATAACAGAATGCAGGGAATGAAGTGAGCTTTTTTATAAAGATTTGCATAGACGTTAGCATAACTTCATGTAAAACATGTAATCATCTTTAAGACTTCTAAGCTACGGGTCTTACAAATTGGAGCGACTCCTGGTGAAATACTGCCATTTCTAATATGAATTTGttagttttaaaaagaaaaaaacaatgggaatggataaaaagataaaaaaaataatggatttgttAAAAAGGTGGAAGGAAGTTGCCTTTTGCAATGTTGGCCAGTTtcactgagtgtgtgtttgggaggACAGATTGCTCCTTGTTGCCCTGATCCACATTAAAGTTTTCATTCCCTTCCTCCCCTTGTCTGGGTAAAGATCTGGGCAGGAACCAAAAAGGAACACCAGCAAGTACTAAGATGGCAGATGACACAAAAAATCCCAGCCACCAAGCACCCACCCAGCGTGCATCCTGTGGAGTGATGGTCAAActatctgcaaaaaaaaacctttagccAACATTATATGTCATACTTAGCAAATACCAAGTATTTAAGGTAATTTATTGCTGCTAACCATAAGATTATTACTAAAGTATGAAAGTATTTCAGCCCAGTGAAAGTATGTTTGGAATATAGATACTTACAACTTGAGTAAATTTTGGTAGTATCATTCACTTTTGGTGTGCCTTTTAATAACACATATTAActgatcaagttttttttttttttttttttactttttcttttaaagattttgaaCTTTTGAgccaatagaaaaataaataaataaaataaaataaactttgatAGTTTGATTTGATTATAATTTCAGTGAAAGATCAATTCGAACAGAATTGTCTGATTCTTTATTACAAACCAAAATTAAGCAGACCTCAATGAAGTTGTGCAACAAAACAAATTGACTAAAGATCACATGAAAATagtcaataaaacataaaaattaagtcATGATGATGCAAATAGTACAGTCCCACTATTAAATGTCTTTAACTACTATACTATTATAAAGTTAAGCATTTGgtacaatattaaatatgaataaaaatcttgCCAAGTTGACATATGAGCAGGTTTAGGGGTAgatttgtcaaaaatgtaaaCGCATATGTAATTACAAATTAGTACATGTAATTACAATGTAAGTACAATGTAACAACATGTACACaatgttatatattttcagtgttaGGACATGGTAGTCAAATAACCCCATTATTAAACAGTAAAGTGAGCTccagtacataaataaataaatgttgtattttggTTAGTTCAGATGGCCAGctgtcatttaatttatttgttggtgaataaaaaaaaaaaaaaaaaaaaaggtgccacTGTGTAAACATTCAGACCCTAGAAGCACATTAAgactggattaaaaaataaataaataaataaatacaaaatactatacaatacaatcaaataaaaattaaacttcacaTGAATACACACAGTTCTGGTGAAACTGAATAAACTGGATGCTTACCAACACTGACAAATCCAATATCCACATACAGATTGGCACACATGGAGCCTAGCAGGAATCCAAACATGGGACCCAGCAGCGTAATGGTCTGAAGACAAGCTATCTTCACAAGAGAGATTTtcattaaacataaacaaataatttattatttacttccTTAAACTTATGGAAATAAACTTCAACAGAATGTAAAGAAGTGagaaattaatgtaatgttttcatacaattaattgcatgttaattcaaattcattactttatagtttatattaaatgcagttagctgaatgtattttttttttcataattatattttctgtacttacatttatagtaaactaaacTATACTTTCATGATAATTCTGCTGAAACTTGcatgtcatatatttaaatgtatatcagTAATGacatatttgtaattaaacagttgcatttaaaatatgaacttaatatttatattaatatcagcttaaatatatat
Coding sequences within:
- the LOC109063122 gene encoding solute carrier organic anion transporter family member 1C1, yielding MSEPTVEEKCKPTSQQDLCIPRKKAPKDPCCSSLKIFIVALSFAYFSKTLSGTYMKSAITQIERRFDLSSSVVGLIDGSFEMGNLLFLAVVSHFGARLHRPRLIGMGCFLMAIGSALTGLPHFFMRLYEYDTVIQGLLNKTVSISPCQYSTVPNNYSNAHIQSSNNTGTDCVKDTGSSMWIYVFLGNALRGIGETPITPLGISYIDDFAKAENSAFYISCLQTITLLGPMFGFLLGSMCANLYVDIGFVSVDSLTITPQDARWVGAWWLGFFVSSAILVLAGVPFWFLPRSLPRQGEEGNENFNVDQGNKEQSVLPNTHSVKLANIAKGFLPSLKRLLCTPAYFLLLCGIVLKFSSFIGLLTFKAKYMEQQFGQSASRANFLIGVLILPVVAVGIFLGGLLMKRYKLSVVAGAQLSFITSFTAFLLLLFHFSTKCDNLPVAGLTVSYNGTPEISHDEHSLMSQCNQDCSCSTSEWDPVCSDSGITYMSPCLAGCTTFTGKGKNTVFHNCSCVLTPSPVEGSRSVSPGQCPRGPRCTRSFTSYMAVTVLSSFINSLGTTPGYMITIQCITPELKSLALGIQTLVMRTLGGIPAPVYFGALIDSTCLKWRVKSCGGRGACRMYDSNMYRVIFLSLTTCLSGCSYFFIIAVIVLLRKQFRKEEVKALQQTASKQNETKLQSPEMCHPD